The following coding sequences lie in one Bacteroides helcogenes P 36-108 genomic window:
- a CDS encoding PTS galactitol transporter subunit IIC produces the protein MEQVFGYIIGLGAAVMMPIIFTILGVCIGIKLSKALKSGLLVGVGFVGLSVVTALLTSSLGPALSQVVEIYGLQLKVFDMGWPAAAAVAYNTSVGAFIIPVCLGVNLLMLLTKTTRTVNIDLWNYWHFAFIGAVVYFASDSILWGFFAAIICYIITLIMADYTAEKFQGFYDKMEGISIPQPFCAGFVPFAIVINKILDKIPGFNKLNIDAEGMKKKFGLLGEPLFLGILVGCIIGGLSCKNSSELIDKIPYILGLGIKMGAVMELIPRITALFIEGLKPISDATRELIARKFKGAVGLNIGMSPALVIGHPATLVVSLLLIPVTILLAVILPGNQFLPLASLAGMFYLFPLVLPITKGNVLKTFIIGLVVLTLGLYFVTDLAPYFTKAAHDVYAKTQDAAVNIPSGFEGGALDFASSPFAWIIFHLTYSFKYIGSAILVLCTLFLMILNRRAIIKYQKAAKAVKE, from the coding sequence ATGGAACAAGTTTTCGGTTATATCATCGGCTTAGGAGCAGCGGTAATGATGCCTATAATCTTTACAATTTTGGGCGTTTGCATCGGAATTAAACTGAGTAAGGCATTAAAAAGCGGATTATTGGTCGGCGTCGGCTTTGTCGGCTTATCAGTTGTCACAGCTTTGCTGACCAGCAGCCTGGGCCCTGCTCTAAGCCAAGTCGTGGAAATCTACGGACTTCAACTAAAGGTCTTCGATATGGGATGGCCCGCTGCCGCTGCCGTAGCATACAATACGTCGGTTGGCGCATTTATCATTCCAGTATGTTTAGGCGTAAATCTACTTATGTTATTAACGAAAACCACCCGTACCGTCAATATCGATCTCTGGAATTACTGGCACTTCGCATTTATCGGTGCAGTGGTCTATTTTGCCAGTGACAGTATCTTGTGGGGATTCTTTGCAGCAATTATCTGCTATATCATCACTTTGATCATGGCTGACTATACAGCGGAGAAATTCCAGGGATTCTATGATAAGATGGAAGGCATCTCCATACCTCAGCCTTTCTGCGCAGGCTTTGTTCCTTTTGCTATTGTAATTAATAAGATATTAGATAAGATCCCCGGATTCAACAAATTGAACATAGATGCAGAAGGTATGAAGAAGAAGTTCGGCCTGCTGGGTGAACCTTTATTTTTGGGTATCCTGGTAGGATGTATCATCGGCGGCCTGTCTTGCAAGAACAGCAGTGAACTGATTGACAAGATTCCTTATATATTAGGTCTGGGCATCAAGATGGGAGCTGTCATGGAATTGATTCCCCGTATCACAGCCCTTTTTATCGAAGGCCTGAAGCCCATCTCCGACGCAACCCGCGAACTGATTGCCAGGAAATTCAAAGGCGCCGTGGGACTGAACATCGGCATGAGTCCGGCACTTGTCATCGGCCATCCTGCAACGTTGGTGGTTTCTCTGTTGCTGATTCCTGTCACCATCCTGCTGGCAGTTATCCTTCCGGGCAATCAGTTTTTACCATTGGCCTCTTTGGCTGGCATGTTTTATCTTTTCCCGCTGGTATTGCCCATTACAAAAGGCAATGTACTGAAAACGTTCATTATCGGGCTTGTGGTATTGACCCTCGGCCTGTACTTCGTTACCGACCTGGCTCCCTATTTTACGAAAGCGGCCCATGATGTATATGCAAAAACCCAAGATGCGGCCGTCAATATCCCCTCAGGATTTGAAGGAGGTGCACTTGACTTTGCTTCCAGTCCTTTTGCATGGATTATTTTTCACCTGACCTACTCATTCAAATACATCGGCTCCGCAATTTTAGTGCTGTGCACATTGTTCCTGATGATTTTGAACCGTCGTGCCATCATCAAATATCAGAAGGCGGCCAAAGCAGTAAAAGAATAA
- the lipA gene encoding lipoyl synthase, which produces MRVRKPEWLKISIAANERYTETKRIVESHCLHTICSSGRCPNMGECWGKGTATFMIGGDICTRCCKFCNTQTGKPLPLDADEPTHVAESIALMKLSHAVITSVDRDDLPDLGAAHWARTIREIKRVNPDTTVEVLIPDFQGRKELIAQVTDAEPEIISHNMETVRRITPLVRSAARYDTSLEVLRQIAESGITTKSGIMVGLGETPHEVEELMNDLRRAGCHILTIGQYLQPSHRHYPVAEYVTPDQFAIYKQSGLDKGFKQVESAPLVRSSYHAEKSVQYLQKRLE; this is translated from the coding sequence ATGAGAGTACGCAAGCCCGAATGGCTCAAAATAAGCATAGCCGCCAACGAGCGTTATACTGAGACCAAACGGATCGTGGAGTCCCACTGCCTTCACACCATTTGCAGCAGTGGCCGCTGTCCCAATATGGGGGAATGCTGGGGAAAGGGGACTGCCACATTCATGATTGGCGGTGACATCTGTACCCGTTGCTGCAAGTTCTGCAACACCCAAACCGGAAAGCCATTGCCTTTGGACGCTGACGAGCCGACGCATGTAGCCGAATCCATAGCTTTGATGAAGCTTTCTCATGCAGTCATCACTTCCGTGGACAGGGACGACCTGCCCGATCTGGGCGCAGCGCACTGGGCACGCACCATCCGGGAAATCAAACGCGTGAATCCGGACACCACAGTCGAAGTGCTGATACCCGACTTTCAAGGCAGAAAAGAACTCATAGCCCAAGTGACGGATGCAGAACCGGAAATCATCTCCCACAATATGGAAACTGTACGGCGCATCACTCCTCTGGTGCGCAGCGCCGCCCGATATGATACCAGCCTTGAGGTATTGAGGCAGATAGCAGAAAGCGGTATTACAACAAAGTCCGGCATTATGGTAGGATTGGGTGAAACGCCCCATGAAGTGGAAGAACTCATGAATGACCTGCGCCGGGCAGGTTGCCATATACTGACAATCGGACAATACCTGCAACCCAGCCACAGGCATTATCCGGTAGCAGAATATGTGACTCCCGACCAATTTGCCATTTATAAGCAATCAGGGCTTGACAAAGGTTTTAAGCAAGTAGAAAGCGCCCCCCTGGTTCGTTCGTCCTACCATGCCGAGAAATCGGTACAATACCTGCAAAAGAGGCTTGAATAA
- a CDS encoding TIGR01212 family radical SAM protein (This family includes YhcC from E. coli K-12, an uncharacterized radical SAM protein.), whose translation MDNMPLYNEFPLFLKRYFPYKVQKISLNAGFTCPNRDGSKGYGGCTYCNNQTFNPDYCRTEKSVTRQLEEGKLFFARKYPEMKYLAYFQAYTNTYGELEDLKRKYEEALSVDGVVGLVIGTRPDCMPDDLLRYLEGINKHTFLLVEYGIESTRDETLVRINRGHTFRAAMDAVERTAACGILTGGHVILGLPGETHESIVTQAEILSDLPLTTLKMHQLQLIRGTRMALEYAQHPEDFHLFGVDEYIDLVIDFIEHLRPDLVLERFVSQSPKELLIAPDWGLKNYEFNHRVLKRMKELGAYQGKKYEM comes from the coding sequence ATGGACAACATGCCCCTTTATAATGAGTTTCCTTTATTTTTAAAGCGTTATTTCCCTTACAAAGTACAGAAAATATCGTTGAATGCAGGTTTCACCTGCCCTAACCGGGACGGTAGCAAGGGATATGGCGGATGCACTTATTGCAACAATCAGACTTTCAATCCTGATTATTGCCGCACGGAGAAGTCCGTCACCCGGCAACTGGAAGAGGGTAAACTTTTCTTTGCCCGCAAATATCCGGAGATGAAGTATCTTGCCTATTTTCAGGCATATACCAACACGTATGGTGAACTGGAAGATCTGAAGAGAAAATACGAGGAAGCCCTGTCGGTAGATGGTGTGGTAGGGCTGGTTATCGGGACCCGTCCCGACTGCATGCCCGATGACTTGCTCCGTTATCTGGAAGGGATCAACAAGCATACTTTCCTGTTAGTGGAATACGGCATAGAAAGCACCCGTGATGAGACGCTTGTGCGCATTAATCGCGGGCATACTTTCCGGGCCGCCATGGATGCCGTGGAACGAACGGCTGCTTGCGGCATACTGACGGGCGGACATGTTATTTTGGGATTGCCGGGCGAAACTCACGAAAGTATCGTGACGCAGGCTGAAATTTTATCGGATTTGCCGTTGACTACCTTGAAGATGCATCAGTTGCAATTGATACGCGGCACTCGTATGGCTTTGGAATATGCACAGCATCCGGAAGATTTTCATCTTTTCGGAGTGGATGAATATATCGATCTTGTGATAGATTTTATTGAACACCTGCGTCCCGATCTGGTATTGGAACGTTTTGTGTCGCAGTCGCCCAAAGAACTGCTGATTGCACCGGATTGGGGACTGAAAAATTATGAATTCAATCACCGGGTACTAAAAAGAATGAAAGAACTGGGCGCTTATCAAGGCAAGAAATATGAAATGTGA
- a CDS encoding MFS transporter, producing the protein MSNFQNTTGKMTNYRWIICAMLFFATTVNYLDRQVLSLTWKDFIAPEFHWTDIHYGYITAVFSMIYAIGNLFAGRFIDWMGTKKGYLWAIAIWSVGACLHALCGWATKTTLDIKDAADMIGASGAMASTIAITSVYYFIAARIVLGIGEAGNFPAAIKVTAEYFPKKDRAFSTSIFNAGSTIGALIAPLCIPTLARYFQRLGVGNGWEMAFIVIGGLGFVWMGLWMFMYKKPHKNPHVNAAELAYIEQDKNDKTDNKEKNNAIQTEEKSISFIQCFKYPQTWAVFVGKFMTDGVWWFFLFWAPAYISDVYGFSSDTPVAQLLIFVLYAITMLSIYGGKLPTIIINKTGKNPYAARMQAMLIFALFPLLALFAQPLGNKEIFGEHAYWFPIIIIGIAGAAHQSWSANIYSVVGDMFPKSTIATIVGIGGMAGGISSFLINMGSGILFDYASETQITFMGFTGKPAGYFIIFCICAVSYLIGWCIMKALVPKYKPIIVD; encoded by the coding sequence ATGAGTAACTTTCAAAACACAACAGGCAAGATGACCAACTATCGCTGGATCATTTGCGCCATGTTATTTTTCGCGACAACAGTCAACTACCTTGACCGTCAGGTTCTTTCTCTGACATGGAAAGATTTCATCGCACCGGAATTCCACTGGACGGACATACACTATGGGTATATTACCGCCGTTTTCTCCATGATCTATGCAATAGGCAATTTATTTGCCGGGCGTTTCATCGACTGGATGGGAACTAAAAAAGGATATCTGTGGGCCATTGCCATATGGTCTGTCGGTGCATGCCTGCATGCGCTTTGCGGCTGGGCTACTAAAACTACCTTAGACATCAAAGATGCCGCCGATATGATTGGCGCAAGTGGTGCAATGGCATCCACCATAGCCATCACAAGTGTTTACTATTTCATTGCCGCCCGCATCGTGCTGGGCATCGGCGAAGCAGGCAACTTCCCCGCCGCTATCAAGGTGACAGCCGAATACTTCCCCAAAAAAGACCGCGCTTTTTCCACTTCCATATTCAATGCAGGTTCCACCATCGGTGCACTGATAGCTCCACTCTGCATCCCCACATTGGCACGCTATTTCCAACGCCTCGGTGTGGGCAACGGCTGGGAGATGGCATTTATTGTCATCGGCGGACTTGGTTTCGTTTGGATGGGACTGTGGATGTTCATGTACAAGAAACCGCATAAGAATCCACACGTAAACGCTGCCGAACTTGCCTATATTGAGCAGGACAAAAATGATAAAACAGACAATAAAGAGAAAAACAATGCCATACAGACAGAAGAGAAGAGCATTTCCTTCATACAATGCTTCAAATATCCACAAACATGGGCTGTCTTCGTCGGCAAGTTCATGACAGACGGTGTATGGTGGTTCTTCCTTTTTTGGGCTCCTGCCTATATATCAGACGTGTACGGCTTCTCATCAGACACTCCTGTCGCCCAGCTACTGATATTCGTGCTCTATGCCATCACCATGCTGTCCATCTACGGTGGAAAACTTCCTACCATCATCATCAACAAAACCGGGAAAAATCCATACGCAGCCCGCATGCAAGCCATGCTTATATTTGCCCTGTTCCCTCTGTTGGCATTGTTTGCACAACCGTTAGGCAATAAAGAAATCTTCGGCGAACATGCCTATTGGTTTCCGATTATCATCATCGGAATTGCAGGTGCTGCCCATCAGTCATGGTCGGCCAACATCTACTCCGTGGTAGGCGACATGTTCCCCAAAAGCACCATCGCAACCATTGTAGGTATCGGCGGCATGGCCGGCGGCATTAGCTCCTTCCTTATCAACATGGGGTCTGGTATTCTATTTGATTATGCCAGCGAAACTCAAATCACTTTTATGGGCTTTACAGGAAAACCCGCCGGTTACTTCATTATCTTTTGTATCTGTGCAGTGTCCTATCTGATCGGTTGGTGTATAATGAAAGCACTGGTTCCGAAATACAAACCTATTATAGTGGACTAA
- a CDS encoding S9 family peptidase encodes MKKISIAFLLCLCTLVGLAQSGKTLELKEIVSGKFHPENIYGVIPIPGDGEHYSQMNAEGTQVIKYSFKTGKPVEVLFDATNARECPFKTFDSYSFSPDGGKLLIATETTPIYRHSYTAVHYLYSLKRNLDGKINNVVEKLSDGGPQQVPVFSPDGNMVAFVRDNNIFLVKLLYGNSESQITEDGKRNAILNGIPDWVYEEEFSFDRALEFSADSKMLAFVRFDETDVPSYSFPVFAGEAPHVAAYEKYPGEYTYKYPKTGEPNSKVSVHTFDIKSKVTRKLSIPVDADGYIPRIRFTKDANKLAVMTLNRHQNRFDLYFADPRSTVCKLVLRDESDTYIKENVFDNIVFYPENFSFVSEKSGYNHLYWYSMGGNLLKQITSGNYEIKEFLGYDAEEGSFYFTSNEESPMRKAVYKTDRKGKKIRLSTRTGINNAQFSTDMKYFMNRYTSLNTPITITLNDNSGKELTTLVNNEKLKRTLSGYDIPQKEFFSFRTSEGILLNGWMMKPTDFTATKKYPVLMYQYSGPGSQQVLDNFSISWETYMASQGYIVVCVDGRGTGGRGAEFEKCTYLNLGVKEAKDQVETALYMGKLPYVDKGRIGIWGWSFGGYMTIMSMSEGTPAFKAGAAVAAVTDWNYYDTIYGERFMRTPKENAEGYKASSAFARADKLNGKLLLVHGMADDNVHFQNCAEYAEHLVQTGKQFDMQIYTNRNHGIFGGNTRLHLYTKLTNFFKSNL; translated from the coding sequence ATGAAAAAGATAAGCATTGCATTCCTTCTCTGCCTTTGCACATTGGTCGGACTTGCCCAAAGTGGCAAGACCCTCGAACTGAAAGAAATCGTATCAGGTAAATTTCACCCCGAAAATATCTACGGTGTCATTCCCATTCCCGGTGACGGTGAACATTATTCGCAGATGAATGCCGAAGGTACACAAGTCATAAAATATTCTTTCAAGACGGGGAAACCTGTGGAAGTGCTGTTTGACGCGACCAATGCACGCGAATGTCCTTTCAAGACTTTTGACAGTTACTCCTTTTCACCGGACGGTGGCAAACTGCTCATCGCAACGGAAACCACGCCTATATACCGTCATTCATACACCGCCGTACACTATCTTTACAGCCTGAAACGAAACCTGGACGGCAAAATCAACAATGTAGTGGAAAAACTTTCGGACGGCGGGCCGCAACAAGTACCTGTATTTTCACCGGACGGCAATATGGTGGCCTTCGTGAGAGACAACAACATCTTTCTTGTGAAACTGCTATATGGCAACAGTGAAAGCCAGATAACGGAAGACGGTAAACGCAATGCCATACTGAACGGCATTCCCGACTGGGTGTATGAAGAAGAATTTTCCTTTGACCGTGCCCTGGAATTCAGTGCAGACAGCAAGATGCTGGCTTTTGTGCGCTTCGATGAAACGGATGTCCCCTCTTATTCTTTCCCGGTATTCGCAGGTGAAGCCCCGCATGTTGCAGCTTATGAAAAATATCCGGGAGAATATACCTACAAATACCCCAAAACCGGAGAGCCCAATTCCAAAGTATCGGTTCATACTTTCGACATAAAGTCCAAAGTCACCCGCAAGTTGAGCATCCCCGTAGATGCAGACGGATATATCCCCCGCATACGCTTTACCAAAGATGCGAACAAACTGGCTGTAATGACATTGAACCGCCATCAGAACCGCTTCGACCTCTATTTCGCCGATCCCCGCAGCACAGTCTGCAAACTGGTGCTCCGCGATGAAAGTGACACTTATATCAAAGAGAATGTATTCGACAATATAGTCTTCTACCCGGAGAATTTCAGTTTTGTCAGCGAAAAGAGTGGTTACAACCATCTGTATTGGTATAGTATGGGAGGCAATCTGCTGAAACAGATCACTTCCGGGAACTATGAGATAAAGGAATTCTTAGGATATGATGCCGAAGAAGGTTCTTTCTACTTTACCAGCAACGAAGAAAGCCCCATGCGCAAAGCCGTATATAAAACGGATCGTAAAGGGAAAAAAATAAGGCTTTCGACCCGGACAGGAATCAACAATGCACAGTTCAGCACAGATATGAAGTATTTCATGAACCGCTATACCAGCCTGAACACTCCCATAACCATCACGCTGAACGACAACTCTGGAAAAGAACTCACTACGCTTGTCAACAACGAAAAGCTGAAGCGGACACTCTCCGGATATGACATACCACAAAAGGAGTTTTTCTCTTTCCGTACTTCGGAGGGCATTCTGCTGAACGGCTGGATGATGAAGCCCACCGATTTCACGGCCACCAAGAAATATCCGGTACTGATGTACCAATATAGCGGTCCCGGCTCACAACAGGTGCTCGATAACTTCAGCATCAGTTGGGAAACCTATATGGCATCGCAAGGCTACATTGTAGTCTGCGTGGATGGGCGGGGAACCGGCGGACGCGGCGCCGAATTCGAGAAGTGCACCTATCTCAACTTAGGAGTGAAAGAAGCCAAAGACCAAGTGGAAACAGCCCTTTATATGGGGAAACTGCCCTACGTGGACAAAGGACGCATCGGCATCTGGGGCTGGAGTTTCGGCGGATATATGACCATTATGAGCATGAGCGAGGGCACACCGGCATTCAAGGCAGGCGCTGCCGTAGCAGCCGTCACCGACTGGAATTACTATGATACCATCTACGGTGAACGCTTCATGCGCACCCCGAAAGAAAACGCCGAAGGCTACAAAGCTTCTTCCGCATTTGCACGCGCCGACAAGTTGAACGGCAAGCTTCTGCTGGTGCACGGCATGGCCGATGACAACGTACACTTCCAGAACTGCGCCGAATATGCGGAACATCTGGTGCAGACCGGAAAGCAGTTTGACATGCAGATATACACCAACCGTAACCACGGTATTTTCGGAGGTAATACCCGCCTGCATCTATATACAAAGTTGACCAATTTCTTCAAAAGCAACCTTTAA
- a CDS encoding SAM-dependent methyltransferase, whose amino-acid sequence MPALYLLPVTLGDTPVESVLPAYNKEVIMEIRHFIVEDVRSARRFLKKVDRDMDIDALTFYPLNKHTSPEDISGYLRPLEAGLSMGVISEAGCPAVADPGADVVAIAQRKNLKVVPLVGPSSIILSVMGSGFNGQSFAFNGYLPIEPAERARKLKMLEQRVYSEQQTQLFIETPYRNNKMVDDILHNCRPQTKLCIAAGITCEGEYIKTKTVKEWQGKVPDLSKIPCIFLLYR is encoded by the coding sequence ATGCCTGCACTTTATCTTTTGCCTGTCACTTTGGGTGACACTCCTGTCGAATCGGTTCTGCCTGCTTACAATAAAGAGGTGATAATGGAAATACGTCATTTTATTGTGGAAGATGTGCGCTCTGCACGCCGTTTTTTAAAGAAGGTGGACAGAGATATGGATATTGACGCACTGACTTTCTATCCGCTGAACAAGCATACTTCGCCCGAAGACATATCCGGATATCTGAGACCGCTTGAAGCGGGTCTTTCCATGGGAGTGATTTCCGAAGCAGGTTGTCCGGCAGTGGCAGATCCCGGAGCAGACGTGGTGGCTATTGCCCAGCGGAAGAATCTGAAAGTGGTTCCGTTGGTGGGGCCTTCTTCTATCATATTGTCCGTTATGGGGTCAGGCTTCAACGGTCAGAGCTTTGCTTTTAACGGCTATCTGCCCATTGAACCGGCAGAGCGTGCCCGCAAACTGAAAATGCTGGAGCAGCGTGTCTATTCCGAGCAGCAGACGCAACTTTTCATAGAGACCCCTTATCGCAACAATAAGATGGTGGATGATATTTTGCACAATTGCCGTCCGCAGACCAAGCTTTGCATTGCTGCCGGTATAACTTGTGAGGGTGAGTACATTAAAACGAAAACCGTAAAGGAATGGCAGGGCAAAGTTCCCGATCTTTCTAAGATTCCCTGTATTTTTCTCTTGTACAGATAA
- the kduI gene encoding 5-dehydro-4-deoxy-D-glucuronate isomerase — translation MKKLVIALMLGAAVTANAQVNYKVQTACHPQDVKHYDTERLRSSFMMEKVMAPDEINVTYTLYDRLIYGGAMPVNKALKLEVFQELGPEISYFLERRELGVINVGGDGVVTVDGKEYPMKYKEALYVGCGNKEVTFKSNDTAKPAKFYINSAPAYKPYVTQLITTDAKLQKSNPKKYALGISDRYGKAEDSNDRVVNQLIVKDVLERVKDGGTNQLQMGLTELAPGSVWNTMPAHTHTRRMEAYFYFNLPEGNAVCHLMGEPQEERLVWLHNEQAITSPEWSIHAAAGTRNYTFIWGMAGENLKYSDKDEIKYTDMK, via the coding sequence ATGAAGAAATTAGTAATCGCACTTATGTTGGGAGCAGCCGTCACGGCCAATGCCCAAGTAAATTACAAAGTACAGACCGCCTGCCATCCGCAAGACGTGAAACACTATGACACCGAACGCCTGCGCAGTTCTTTTATGATGGAGAAAGTGATGGCTCCGGACGAAATCAACGTGACTTACACACTTTATGACCGCTTGATTTACGGCGGCGCCATGCCGGTGAATAAAGCCCTCAAATTGGAAGTCTTTCAGGAACTCGGCCCTGAAATCAGCTACTTTCTGGAACGCCGCGAATTGGGTGTCATCAATGTAGGCGGTGACGGAGTGGTCACTGTAGACGGCAAAGAATATCCCATGAAATATAAAGAAGCGCTTTATGTGGGCTGCGGCAACAAGGAAGTGACTTTCAAGAGCAACGATACCGCAAAGCCGGCTAAATTCTACATCAACTCCGCCCCGGCTTACAAGCCTTACGTCACTCAATTGATTACAACCGATGCAAAACTTCAAAAATCCAACCCTAAGAAATATGCTTTGGGAATTTCAGACCGTTACGGAAAAGCTGAGGATAGCAACGATCGTGTAGTGAACCAACTGATTGTAAAGGATGTTCTGGAAAGAGTGAAAGACGGTGGCACAAACCAACTACAGATGGGACTCACCGAATTGGCTCCCGGTTCTGTATGGAATACCATGCCTGCCCACACCCATACCCGGCGTATGGAAGCCTATTTCTACTTCAACCTGCCCGAAGGAAACGCCGTCTGCCACCTGATGGGCGAACCCCAAGAAGAACGCCTCGTATGGCTGCATAATGAACAGGCTATCACTTCTCCCGAATGGAGTATCCATGCCGCTGCCGGAACGCGCAACTATACCTTCATCTGGGGCATGGCCGGTGAAAACCTGAAATACAGCGATAAAGACGAAATTAAATATACCGATATGAAATAA
- a CDS encoding enoyl-ACP reductase FabI, with protein MSYNLLKGKRGIIFGALNEQSIAWKVAEKAVEEGAVITLSNTPVAVRMGEVSALAEKLNCEVIAADATNVEDLENVFKRSMEVLGGQIDFVLHSIGMSPNVRKKRTYDDLDYDMLDKTLDISAISFHKMIQAAKKMNAISEYGSILALSYVAAQRTFYGYNDMADAKALLESIARSFGYIYGREHHVRVNTISQSPTMTTAGSGVKGMDKLFDFANRMSPLGNASADECADYCIVMFSDLTRKVTMQNLFHDGGFSSVGMSLRAMATYEKGLDEYKDENGNIIYG; from the coding sequence ATGAGTTACAATTTATTAAAAGGAAAAAGAGGCATTATTTTCGGTGCTCTGAATGAGCAGTCCATTGCCTGGAAAGTAGCAGAAAAAGCAGTAGAAGAAGGTGCGGTAATCACTTTGTCCAATACTCCGGTTGCGGTACGTATGGGCGAAGTTTCCGCACTTGCCGAGAAACTGAACTGCGAAGTTATTGCCGCAGATGCTACCAATGTGGAAGATTTGGAGAACGTATTCAAGCGTTCCATGGAAGTTTTGGGCGGACAGATAGATTTTGTATTGCACTCTATCGGCATGTCTCCCAACGTGCGCAAGAAACGCACATACGACGATTTGGATTATGATATGCTGGACAAGACGCTGGATATTTCGGCCATCTCTTTTCATAAGATGATACAGGCTGCAAAAAAAATGAATGCCATTTCGGAGTATGGTTCCATACTCGCTTTGAGCTATGTGGCCGCACAGCGTACTTTTTACGGCTACAATGACATGGCAGATGCGAAAGCCCTGCTGGAGTCCATTGCCCGTAGTTTCGGTTATATTTATGGGCGTGAGCATCATGTACGTGTGAATACTATTTCGCAATCTCCTACCATGACAACTGCCGGTTCGGGCGTGAAAGGTATGGACAAATTGTTCGACTTCGCCAACCGCATGTCTCCTCTTGGCAATGCATCAGCCGATGAGTGCGCCGACTATTGTATAGTCATGTTCTCTGATCTCACCCGTAAGGTTACTATGCAGAACCTATTCCACGACGGAGGCTTCTCCAGTGTGGGAATGAGTCTTCGTGCCATGGCCACTTATGAAAAGGGTCTGGACGAATATAAGGACGAAAACGGAAATATCATCTACGGCTAA
- a CDS encoding HAD family hydrolase produces MKKLIIFDLDGTLLNTIADLAQSTNHALHALGYPTHEESAYNFMVGNGINKLFERALPEGEKTEENVLRVRKEFIPYYDAHNADKSCPYPGISELLEQLQERGLQLAVASNKYQAATVKLINHYFPGIHFTAVFGQRDGVNVKPDPTIVHDILNIAKVSKNEVLYVGDSGVDMQTAANAGISACGVSWGFRPRTELEEFHPEHIVDAASSILKIAIR; encoded by the coding sequence ATGAAGAAGCTGATTATATTCGATCTGGACGGAACTTTGCTGAACACCATCGCCGACTTGGCACAAAGTACAAACCATGCCTTGCATGCGCTTGGCTATCCCACCCACGAAGAATCGGCCTACAACTTCATGGTCGGCAACGGCATCAACAAATTATTTGAACGCGCCCTCCCCGAAGGAGAAAAAACAGAAGAAAACGTGTTGCGTGTCCGCAAGGAATTTATCCCCTACTACGATGCGCACAATGCGGACAAAAGCTGCCCTTACCCCGGAATTTCCGAACTTCTGGAACAATTGCAGGAACGGGGACTGCAATTGGCAGTAGCTTCCAACAAGTATCAGGCAGCCACTGTCAAATTGATAAACCATTATTTCCCCGGCATCCATTTCACCGCCGTATTCGGACAACGCGACGGGGTGAACGTAAAACCCGACCCTACCATCGTACATGATATCCTGAATATAGCCAAGGTTTCCAAAAATGAAGTTCTGTATGTGGGCGACTCCGGAGTGGACATGCAGACAGCCGCCAATGCCGGAATCAGTGCCTGCGGTGTGAGTTGGGGCTTCCGCCCACGTACCGAACTGGAAGAATTCCATCCGGAACACATTGTGGATGCAGCCTCCTCTATCCTGAAAATAGCAATCCGATGA